A single window of Anomaloglossus baeobatrachus isolate aAnoBae1 chromosome 9, aAnoBae1.hap1, whole genome shotgun sequence DNA harbors:
- the LOC142251878 gene encoding mitogen-activated protein kinase-binding protein 1-like, which translates to MVSIPALSVSSRLFSNAADAKYPDTVGMTFDSTNQWLSCVYNDHSLYVWDIKDLKKVGKVYSALYHSSCVWSAEVYPEMKDSNQACLPPNSFITGSSDSTIRLWNMETSSIHGTALHRNILSNDLMKILLIDGNTQALLDTDCNCTGLVDKVDVQTLDTEAGIRSVCVSPNGQHLASGDRTGTLRVYELQSLTELLKVEAHDSEILCLEYSKPDTGMNLLASASRDRLIHVLDASKDYSLQQTLDDHSSSITAVKFTANDGKMRMISCGADKSIYFRTAEQEQIKKADFINTADSCLRCSKRQQLELNRYDDCTYLPEHPTSGDEHCSEPPYRGQPIPEHQYSNE; encoded by the exons CCGCCTCTTCTCCAATGCTGCGGATGCCAAGTACCCGGACACCGTCGGTATGACTTTTGACTCCACCAACCAGTGGCTGTCTTGTGTGTACAATGACCACAGTCTTTATGTATGGGACATTAAAGATCTGAAGAAAGTGGGGAAAGTCTACTCTGCCCTGTACCACTCCTCCTGTGTATGGAGCGCTGAG GTTTACCCTGAAATGAAGGACAGCAACCAGGCCTGCCTGCCCCCAAACTCCTTCATTACCGGCTCTTCTGACAGCACCATCCGACTGTGGAACATGGAGACGTCTAGCATCCATGGCACGGCGTTACACCGGAACATCCTCAGCAAT GACTTGATGAAAATTCTTCTGATTGATGGTAACACACAAGCTCTGCTCGACACTGACTGTAACTGCACTGGGTTGGTGGACAAGGTCGATGTGCAGACCCTGGACACCGAGGCCGGGATTCGCTCCGTGTGTGTGAGCCCCAATGGCCAACACTTGGCCTCAGGCGACAGAACCGGCACACTCAG GGTTTATGAGCTGCAGTCTCTGACGGAGCTACTGAAAGTAGAAGCTCATGATTCGGAAATCCTTTGCTTAGAATATTCTAAACCAGACACAG GAATGAACCTGTTGGCCTCTGCCAGCCGTGACCGACTGATTCATGTCCTAGATGCATCAAAAGATTACAGCCTTCAACAAACCTTGGATGACCACTCTTCATCAATCACTGCTGTAAAATTTACTG CTAACGATGGCAAGATGCGAATGATCAGCTGTGGAGCAGATAAAAGCATTTACTTCCGCACTGCTGAGCAG GAGCAAATAAAGAAAGCAGACTTTATTAATACAGCAGACTCTTGCCTAAGATGCAGTAAGAGGCAGCAGCTTGAATTGAATAGGTATGATGATTGCACTTACCTGCCAGAGCACCCCACAAGTGGTGATGAACACTGCAGCGAGCCCCCCTACAGAGGGCAGCCCATTCCTGAGCACCAGTACTCCAATGAATAG